A genomic segment from Modestobacter roseus encodes:
- a CDS encoding protein-tyrosine phosphatase family protein, which translates to MDPWDDSEPGVLVLPSGRRVRGRGLRQTLPAGPEPVFGVYLLGRAPCPVPWETRWVRWPDFRLPTAPGDLRHALLEVWDRAATERVEVACAGGTGRTGTALACLAVLDGLPAARAVAYVRSHYRRHAVETRGQARFVSRFGTA; encoded by the coding sequence ATGGACCCGTGGGACGACAGCGAGCCCGGTGTGCTGGTGCTGCCCTCGGGGCGTCGGGTGCGCGGCCGCGGGCTGCGGCAGACGCTGCCGGCGGGCCCGGAACCGGTCTTCGGCGTCTACCTGCTGGGCCGCGCACCGTGCCCGGTGCCGTGGGAGACCCGCTGGGTGCGGTGGCCGGACTTCCGGTTGCCCACCGCCCCCGGCGACCTGCGGCACGCGCTGCTGGAGGTGTGGGACCGGGCGGCCACCGAGCGGGTGGAGGTGGCGTGCGCCGGCGGCACCGGCCGGACCGGGACGGCGCTGGCCTGCCTGGCCGTGCTGGACGGGCTGCCCGCGGCCCGGGCGGTGGCCTACGTGCGCAGCCACTACCGGCGGCACGCGGTGGAGACCCGCGGTCAGGCCCGGTTCGTGTCCCGCTTCGGGACCGCCTGA
- a CDS encoding acyl-CoA thioesterase: MTAVRHTVAVPMRWSDMDAYQHVNNVAFLGYFETARVDLFFDQPTHDEETGLRRGIVVASHQIAYKRPVVYSADPLRIQIWVSGVRAASFTCHYELFDHGELAVTGSTVLVPFDFAINRPRRLTAAEKVFLAAHHDD, from the coding sequence GTGACCGCCGTGAGGCACACCGTCGCCGTCCCGATGCGCTGGTCGGACATGGACGCTTACCAGCACGTCAACAACGTGGCCTTCCTCGGCTACTTCGAGACGGCTCGGGTCGACCTGTTCTTCGACCAGCCGACGCACGACGAGGAGACCGGGCTGCGTCGCGGGATCGTCGTCGCCAGCCACCAGATCGCCTACAAGCGCCCGGTGGTCTACAGCGCCGACCCGCTGCGGATCCAGATCTGGGTGTCCGGCGTGCGGGCCGCCTCCTTCACCTGCCACTACGAGCTGTTCGACCACGGCGAGCTCGCCGTCACCGGCAGCACGGTGCTGGTGCCCTTCGACTTCGCGATCAACCGCCCGCGCCGGCTCACGGCCGCGGAGAAGGTGTTCCTCGCCGCCCACCACGACGACTGA
- a CDS encoding MOSC domain-containing protein, whose translation MREIWTAPVAAAPMVRRDSVPAVPGVGLAGDRYAAGGGTWARYPLQVKQVTLIDADDVAAVAAEAGVDLSPGWTRRNLVTRGVDLPALVGRWFLVGDVLLFGTKRCPPCAHLERLTGVRLVRAMASRGGINAAVFGAGEVTGGAAVRAVDDAEAARRGAPTGADRPVPRTVVLPD comes from the coding sequence GTGCGGGAGATCTGGACGGCGCCGGTGGCCGCGGCGCCGATGGTGCGCCGTGACTCGGTGCCCGCGGTGCCCGGCGTCGGGCTGGCCGGGGACCGCTACGCCGCGGGTGGCGGCACGTGGGCGCGGTACCCGCTGCAGGTGAAGCAGGTCACGCTGATCGACGCCGACGACGTCGCGGCGGTGGCGGCCGAAGCCGGCGTCGATCTCTCCCCCGGCTGGACCCGGCGCAACCTGGTCACCCGGGGCGTCGACCTGCCCGCGCTGGTGGGGCGGTGGTTCCTGGTCGGGGACGTGCTGCTGTTCGGCACCAAGCGGTGCCCGCCGTGCGCCCACCTGGAGCGGCTGACCGGCGTGCGGCTGGTCAGGGCGATGGCCTCCCGGGGCGGGATCAACGCGGCGGTGTTCGGCGCCGGTGAGGTCACCGGGGGCGCCGCCGTCCGAGCCGTGGACGACGCGGAGGCCGCCCGCCGTGGAGCCCCGACCGGCGCCGACCGTCCGGTCCCCCGCACCGTCGTCCTCCCCGACTGA
- a CDS encoding biotin transporter BioY: protein MATASMPALPSRRLVLADLVPASRARTAVLVALGVLLTAALAQVSVPVPGSPVPITGQTLAVVLTAGALGPVRGVAVQALYILCALVGLPFYSEASGGFDVVFGATGGYVVGFLPAAFLIGLAARRGADRKIWQALPLFAAGQLVVFAVGVPWLAVSAGLTASQALEAGFYPFILGGVVKAGVAALAFRGAWLAADRTR, encoded by the coding sequence GTGGCCACCGCCTCGATGCCCGCGCTGCCGTCCCGCCGGCTGGTCCTCGCCGACCTGGTCCCGGCCAGCCGCGCCCGCACCGCCGTCCTCGTCGCCCTGGGGGTGCTGCTGACCGCGGCGCTCGCGCAGGTGTCGGTCCCGGTCCCGGGGTCCCCGGTGCCGATCACCGGCCAGACGCTGGCCGTCGTGCTCACCGCGGGCGCCCTCGGCCCGGTCCGCGGCGTCGCGGTGCAGGCGCTGTACATTCTGTGCGCGCTGGTCGGGCTGCCCTTCTACTCCGAGGCCAGCGGCGGCTTCGACGTCGTCTTCGGCGCCACCGGCGGGTACGTCGTGGGCTTCCTGCCGGCCGCGTTCCTGATCGGGCTGGCCGCCCGCCGCGGCGCGGACCGGAAGATCTGGCAGGCGCTGCCGCTGTTCGCCGCCGGTCAGCTCGTGGTCTTCGCCGTGGGCGTGCCGTGGCTGGCGGTCAGCGCCGGCCTGACGGCGTCCCAGGCCCTGGAGGCGGGCTTCTACCCGTTCATCCTCGGTGGCGTGGTCAAGGCCGGCGTCGCCGCGCTGGCGTTCCGCGGCGCCTGGCTCGCGGCGGACCGCACCCGCTGA